A window from Micromonospora terminaliae encodes these proteins:
- a CDS encoding NADH-quinone oxidoreductase subunit J family protein yields MTGADVLLLALGAVAVGAGALVVGTRHLVRAGLWLVVCLGALAGDYLVLSAELVAWVQVLIYVGAVVVLLLFAVMLTRAPIGPSDDLDRPGWPAALIGAGSALGLAVLLVDAFRWSRVDLPAAGTAERLGEQVFRTWVLPFEVLSVLLLAALVGAIVLSRPDIGRPGAAPPAGPARRDRPAGPVEPARTEPVAVAAEEGGRS; encoded by the coding sequence ATGACGGGTGCCGACGTGCTGCTGCTCGCCCTTGGCGCGGTGGCGGTGGGCGCGGGTGCGCTCGTGGTGGGCACCCGGCACCTGGTCCGGGCCGGGCTGTGGCTGGTGGTCTGCCTGGGCGCGCTGGCGGGCGACTACCTGGTGCTGAGCGCCGAGCTGGTGGCCTGGGTGCAGGTGCTCATCTACGTCGGCGCCGTGGTGGTGCTGCTGCTGTTCGCGGTGATGCTGACCCGGGCACCCATCGGCCCCTCCGACGACCTCGACCGGCCCGGCTGGCCGGCCGCGCTGATCGGCGCCGGAAGCGCGCTGGGGCTGGCCGTGCTGCTGGTCGACGCGTTCCGCTGGTCCCGGGTGGACCTGCCCGCCGCGGGCACCGCCGAGCGCCTCGGCGAGCAGGTGTTCCGCACGTGGGTCCTGCCCTTCGAGGTGCTCTCGGTGCTGCTGCTCGCCGCCCTGGTCGGCGCCATCGTGCTGTCCCGCCCTGACATCGGCCGCCCGGGCGCGGCGCCGCCCGCCGGCCCGGCCCGCCGCGACCGCCCGGCCGGGCCGGTCGAGCCGGCCCGCACCGAGCCGGTGGCCGTCGCCGCCGAGGAGGGCGGGCGCTCGTGA
- a CDS encoding complex I subunit 4 family protein encodes MTFGQFLLVAVLAVPALGAVAAAAVPGDRAGRLVGTAAAALTLLATLPLVGGDHGWFGYGPRPAVQPWHQLDVPWVPGLDLRFHLGVDGISWPLVVLTALLTLLCCGYTLWRVPGDGGSGRALVALLLVVEVGILGTFLALDLVLFFLFFEVVLLPMYAIIAGWGGDDRRRAARKFALYTLFGSVLLLVGVYVVVAAAGTADLVTLTGGTGLSRGTQLAAFTLLALAFAVKSPLWPLHSWLPDAHTQAPTVGSVILAGVLLKMGTYGLIRVAVGVAPEGARWAAPVLGVLAVAAIGVGGLVCLAQTELKRLIAYSSVGHMGFVLLGVATLTATGLQAALIGNIAHGVITGLLFFLAGAIKDRTRTGSLAELSGLRETAPRLAGLLGFAAVASLGLPGLAGFWGEAFAVVAAVRRGGGLWTTLAVLAALGGALTAAYFLRLLRRVTHGRPSPAVAPLAPGLAGAELTAWAPLVLLALAVGLAPALVLSYSSGPVGALLGVVTR; translated from the coding sequence ATGACGTTCGGGCAGTTCCTGCTGGTCGCGGTCCTCGCGGTGCCCGCGCTGGGCGCGGTCGCGGCCGCCGCCGTCCCCGGCGACCGGGCCGGCCGGCTGGTCGGCACGGCCGCCGCCGCGCTGACCCTGCTCGCCACCCTGCCGCTGGTCGGTGGCGACCACGGCTGGTTCGGCTACGGCCCCCGGCCGGCCGTGCAGCCCTGGCACCAGCTCGACGTGCCCTGGGTGCCCGGCCTCGACCTGCGCTTCCACCTCGGGGTCGACGGCATCTCCTGGCCGCTCGTCGTGCTCACCGCGCTGCTCACCCTGCTCTGCTGCGGTTACACGCTCTGGCGGGTGCCCGGCGACGGTGGCAGCGGGCGAGCCCTGGTGGCGCTGCTGCTCGTGGTCGAGGTGGGCATCCTGGGCACCTTCCTCGCCCTCGACCTCGTGCTGTTCTTCCTGTTCTTCGAGGTCGTCCTGCTGCCGATGTACGCGATCATCGCCGGCTGGGGCGGCGACGACCGGCGCCGGGCGGCCCGCAAGTTCGCCCTCTACACGCTCTTCGGCTCGGTGCTGCTGCTGGTCGGCGTCTACGTGGTGGTCGCCGCCGCGGGCACCGCCGACCTGGTGACGCTGACCGGCGGCACCGGGCTGTCCCGGGGCACCCAGCTCGCCGCGTTCACGCTGCTGGCGCTGGCCTTCGCGGTGAAGAGCCCGCTCTGGCCGCTGCACTCCTGGCTGCCCGACGCGCACACCCAGGCACCCACCGTGGGCAGCGTGATCCTGGCCGGGGTGCTGCTCAAGATGGGCACGTACGGGCTGATCCGGGTGGCGGTCGGGGTGGCTCCCGAGGGCGCCCGCTGGGCCGCTCCGGTGCTCGGGGTGCTCGCCGTCGCGGCGATCGGAGTCGGCGGCCTGGTCTGTCTCGCGCAGACCGAGCTGAAACGGCTGATCGCCTACTCCAGCGTGGGGCACATGGGCTTCGTGCTGCTCGGGGTCGCCACGCTCACGGCCACCGGCCTCCAGGCCGCGCTCATCGGCAACATCGCCCACGGCGTGATCACCGGGCTGCTGTTCTTCCTGGCCGGGGCCATCAAGGACCGCACCCGCACCGGGTCGCTCGCCGAGCTGTCCGGGCTGCGGGAGACCGCGCCCCGGCTGGCCGGGCTGCTCGGGTTCGCGGCGGTCGCCTCGCTCGGGCTGCCCGGGCTGGCCGGGTTCTGGGGCGAGGCGTTCGCCGTGGTGGCCGCCGTCCGGCGGGGCGGCGGGCTGTGGACCACCCTCGCGGTGCTGGCCGCGCTGGGCGGGGCGCTGACCGCCGCGTACTTCCTGCGGCTGCTCCGCCGGGTCACCCACGGGCGGCCCAGCCCGGCGGTGGCCCCGCTCGCGCCGGGCCTGGCCGGGGCGGAGCTGACCGCCTGGGCGCCGCTGGTGCTGCTCGCCCTCGCCGTCGGTTTGGCCCCGGCACTGGTCCTGTCCTATTCCTCTGGGCCGGTGGGTGCCCTTTTGGGAGTGGTCACCAGGTGA
- a CDS encoding NADH-quinone oxidoreductase subunit L, with protein MTGLLAVALPGVPLVAGLLGLLLPPSPRGAATGEDPARRAAIALGVAGAALALLAAVALLFRVNEPVEAATDWVDLGGLRVTLGWRLDGVAVLVAVAVAAVALAVQVYSIGYLRRGPHDDVEVDHRYPPYAAQISLFTAAMLTVVVSGDLILLLVGWEVMGICSYLLIAHDRRLPEAPAAAVKAFLVTRVGDVGFLLGIALLGVGAGSFRIADVLAHDYPASTLTAACLLLLAGVAGKSAQFPLHTWLPDAMAGPTPISALIHAATMVAAGVYAVARLFPLFAQAPAALAVLGVMAAVTLLLGAFAATAQDDIKRVLAWSTVSQIGYMTGALAVGAPAAALFHLLTHAAFKALLFLAAGVVIHAVGTTLMSRMGGLRAAMPVTFWCMLIGLGALAGVPPLSGFWSKDGVLAAAQAAALDGAGPAPAWVGWLVWLAGLVGVAVTAWYATRLLLRTFLGATRTPLAHPHDPPAVLRWPVLLLAVPAALLGLAAFAPWFADRLRVPADASDEAVELVHLAPNLVLPFLLLLVGAGVAWAGWRRDPAADPARFLGPLRPVFARAFRLDDVQHALVVRPTTALARVVRTGDELGVDGLVEGSGRAAVELGGGLAALHRAALPRAAAGVLAGALLIGLAVALIGVTS; from the coding sequence GTGACCGGACTGCTCGCGGTCGCGCTGCCCGGCGTACCCCTGGTCGCCGGCCTGCTCGGGCTGCTGCTTCCGCCGTCCCCGCGCGGGGCGGCCACCGGGGAGGACCCGGCGCGCCGCGCGGCCATCGCGCTCGGCGTGGCCGGCGCGGCGCTCGCGCTGCTGGCCGCGGTGGCGCTGCTGTTCCGGGTGAACGAGCCGGTCGAGGCCGCCACCGACTGGGTCGACCTGGGCGGGCTCCGGGTCACGCTCGGCTGGCGGCTGGACGGGGTCGCCGTGCTGGTCGCCGTGGCGGTGGCCGCGGTGGCCCTGGCCGTGCAGGTCTACTCGATCGGCTACCTGAGGCGCGGCCCGCACGACGACGTCGAGGTGGACCACCGCTACCCGCCCTACGCCGCCCAGATCAGCCTGTTCACCGCCGCGATGCTGACCGTGGTGGTCTCGGGCGACCTCATCCTGCTACTGGTCGGCTGGGAGGTGATGGGCATCTGCTCCTACCTGCTCATCGCCCACGACCGGCGGCTGCCGGAGGCGCCGGCCGCCGCCGTGAAGGCGTTCCTCGTCACCCGGGTGGGTGACGTCGGCTTCCTGCTGGGCATCGCGCTGCTCGGCGTCGGCGCGGGCAGCTTCCGGATCGCCGACGTGCTGGCCCACGACTATCCGGCCAGCACGCTCACGGCGGCCTGCCTGCTGCTGCTCGCCGGGGTGGCCGGCAAGAGCGCCCAGTTCCCGCTGCACACCTGGCTGCCCGACGCCATGGCCGGCCCGACCCCCATCTCCGCGCTGATCCACGCGGCCACCATGGTCGCCGCCGGGGTCTACGCGGTGGCCCGGCTCTTCCCGCTGTTCGCCCAGGCCCCGGCCGCCCTGGCCGTGCTCGGGGTGATGGCGGCGGTCACGCTGCTGCTGGGCGCGTTCGCGGCCACCGCGCAGGACGACATCAAGCGCGTGCTGGCCTGGTCGACGGTTTCCCAGATCGGCTACATGACCGGCGCGCTCGCCGTCGGCGCCCCGGCGGCGGCCCTGTTCCACCTGCTCACCCACGCCGCCTTCAAGGCGCTGCTGTTCCTCGCGGCCGGCGTGGTCATCCATGCCGTCGGCACCACGTTGATGTCGCGGATGGGCGGCCTGCGCGCCGCCATGCCGGTGACCTTCTGGTGCATGTTGATCGGCCTCGGCGCGCTCGCCGGCGTGCCGCCGCTGTCCGGCTTCTGGAGCAAGGACGGCGTGCTCGCCGCCGCGCAGGCCGCCGCCCTCGACGGCGCCGGCCCGGCCCCGGCCTGGGTGGGCTGGCTGGTCTGGCTGGCCGGGCTCGTCGGCGTCGCCGTCACCGCCTGGTACGCGACCCGCCTGCTGCTGCGCACCTTCCTGGGCGCGACCCGGACCCCGCTGGCCCACCCGCACGACCCGCCCGCCGTGCTGCGCTGGCCGGTGCTGCTGCTCGCGGTGCCCGCCGCGCTGCTCGGCCTGGCCGCCTTCGCGCCGTGGTTCGCCGACCGCCTGCGGGTGCCCGCAGACGCCTCCGACGAAGCCGTCGAGCTGGTCCACCTCGCGCCGAACCTGGTCCTGCCCTTCCTGCTCCTGCTGGTCGGCGCCGGTGTCGCCTGGGCCGGCTGGCGCCGCGACCCGGCCGCCGACCCGGCGCGCTTCCTGGGTCCGCTGCGGCCGGTCTTCGCCCGGGCGTTCCGGCTCGACGACGTCCAGCACGCCCTCGTCGTACGCCCGACGACGGCCCTGGCCCGGGTCGTGCGGACCGGGGACGAGTTGGGTGTGGACGGCCTCGTGGAGGGCAGCGGCCGGGCCGCGGTCGAGCTGGGTGGCGGGCTCGCCGCGCTGCACCGGGCCGCGCTGCCCCGCGCGGCGGCCGGGGTGCTGGCCGGCGCGCTGCTGATCGGCCTCGCGGTCGCCCTGATCGGAGTGACCTCATGA
- a CDS encoding ester cyclase, whose amino-acid sequence MTDVEAAARRFIADVWNAGREESAYDLIAEDCPGLGGTGPEATLAWHRDRRASFPDLRYKVVEVVAAGNRVAVHWRAAGTQAGQFGPVPPTGRVVSYSGATFLRFDESGRIADVWSVNELFQVLQQLGVEMLPPLPATGA is encoded by the coding sequence ATGACCGATGTGGAGGCGGCGGCCCGGCGGTTCATCGCCGACGTGTGGAACGCCGGCCGCGAGGAGAGCGCGTACGACCTGATTGCCGAGGACTGCCCGGGGCTGGGCGGCACCGGCCCGGAGGCCACGCTGGCCTGGCACCGCGACCGGCGGGCGTCCTTCCCCGACCTGCGCTACAAGGTCGTCGAGGTGGTGGCCGCCGGCAACCGGGTGGCGGTGCACTGGCGGGCCGCCGGCACCCAGGCCGGGCAGTTCGGGCCGGTGCCGCCGACCGGCCGGGTGGTCAGCTACTCGGGGGCGACCTTCCTGCGCTTCGACGAGAGCGGCCGGATCGCCGACGTGTGGAGCGTCAACGAGCTGTTCCAGGTTCTCCAGCAACTCGGCGTCGAGATGCTCCCACCGCTGCCGGCCACCGGCGCGTGA
- the nuoH gene encoding NADH-quinone oxidoreductase subunit NuoH has translation MPAWLELVLRVVGVLVAFLTLPLIVGQAEHKVMAHMQGRLGPMYAGGFHGWAQLVADGIKFVQKEDVTPREADRPVFRLAPAVSLVPYLLALLVIPLGPGDLVGQPLDIGLFFVLAVVGIGVLAVLMSAWASANKYSLLGGLRGAAQLLGYELPLVLAAASVAMAAGTLSLPGIVEAWRPWWLLWQAPAMVIFFVAGLAEIRRPPFDMPVADSELVFGYMTEYTGLRFAFFLLAEYVGIVVIAALTTVLFLGGWQGPFADAQLGWLWTLLKVFAVAFVIIWLRVSYPRLREDQLQRLCWLVLVPLALAQLVLTAAVRLAM, from the coding sequence ATGCCGGCCTGGTTGGAACTGGTCCTCCGGGTGGTGGGTGTGCTCGTCGCGTTCCTCACCCTGCCGCTGATCGTGGGCCAGGCCGAGCACAAGGTGATGGCCCACATGCAGGGCCGGCTCGGCCCGATGTACGCGGGCGGCTTCCACGGCTGGGCCCAGCTCGTCGCCGACGGCATCAAGTTCGTGCAGAAGGAGGACGTCACCCCGCGCGAGGCGGACCGGCCGGTGTTCCGGCTGGCCCCGGCCGTGTCCCTGGTGCCCTACCTGCTCGCCCTCCTGGTCATCCCGCTCGGCCCCGGCGATCTGGTGGGCCAGCCGCTGGACATCGGCCTGTTCTTCGTACTGGCCGTGGTCGGCATCGGGGTGCTGGCGGTGCTCATGTCGGCCTGGGCCTCGGCCAACAAGTACAGCCTGCTGGGCGGTCTGCGCGGGGCGGCCCAGCTGCTCGGCTACGAGCTGCCGCTGGTGCTGGCCGCCGCCTCGGTGGCCATGGCGGCCGGCACGCTCAGCCTGCCCGGGATCGTCGAGGCGTGGCGGCCCTGGTGGCTGCTCTGGCAGGCGCCGGCCATGGTGATCTTCTTCGTGGCGGGGCTGGCCGAGATCCGGCGGCCCCCGTTCGACATGCCGGTGGCCGACTCCGAGCTGGTCTTCGGCTACATGACCGAGTACACGGGCCTGCGCTTCGCGTTCTTCCTGCTCGCCGAGTACGTGGGCATCGTGGTGATCGCCGCGCTGACCACGGTGCTCTTCCTCGGCGGCTGGCAGGGCCCGTTCGCCGACGCCCAGCTCGGCTGGCTCTGGACCCTGCTCAAGGTGTTCGCCGTCGCGTTCGTGATCATCTGGCTCCGGGTGAGCTATCCGAGGTTGCGCGAGGACCAGCTCCAGCGCCTGTGCTGGCTGGTGCTCGTCCCGCTGGCCCTGGCCCAGCTGGTGCTCACCGCCGCCGTCCGCCTGGCCATGTGA
- a CDS encoding NADH-quinone oxidoreductase subunit C encodes MTPEEVGRRIVALLAPAEATTTVSGGQGHARATVDVPVASWRDAVRAARDDAELACDFFDWLSAVDELAEGFDVVAHLWSVRHRHGLLLRTRVPRETPVVASVVDVFPGAAWHERETHEMFGIGFDGHGELRPLLLPPEFEGHPLRKEFVLASRAAKPWPGAKEPGESEAGGGRRPIRPPGVPAPGEWGTTPTPAGAAGVGEGPRGGTPARPARERPARPAPGERPTRPARPRPAGGAEEGEG; translated from the coding sequence ATGACTCCGGAAGAGGTCGGCCGGCGGATTGTCGCGCTGCTCGCGCCCGCCGAGGCCACCACCACGGTCTCCGGCGGTCAGGGGCACGCCCGCGCCACCGTCGACGTACCCGTGGCGAGCTGGCGCGACGCGGTGCGCGCGGCGCGCGACGACGCCGAGCTGGCCTGCGACTTCTTCGACTGGCTGTCGGCGGTCGACGAGCTGGCCGAGGGCTTCGACGTGGTGGCCCACCTCTGGTCGGTCCGGCACCGGCACGGGCTGCTGCTGCGCACCCGGGTGCCGCGGGAGACGCCGGTCGTGGCGTCCGTGGTCGACGTGTTCCCCGGCGCGGCCTGGCACGAGCGCGAGACCCACGAGATGTTCGGCATCGGCTTCGACGGGCACGGCGAGCTGCGGCCGCTGCTGCTGCCGCCGGAGTTCGAGGGGCACCCGCTGCGCAAGGAGTTCGTGCTCGCCTCCCGGGCCGCCAAGCCGTGGCCCGGCGCCAAGGAACCCGGCGAGTCGGAGGCGGGCGGCGGCCGGCGGCCGATCCGGCCCCCGGGCGTGCCGGCGCCGGGGGAGTGGGGGACGACGCCCACGCCGGCCGGCGCGGCCGGGGTGGGGGAGGGCCCCCGCGGGGGTACGCCGGCCCGCCCCGCCCGGGAACGCCCCGCGCGTCCCGCTCCGGGTGAGCGGCCCACCCGCCCGGCCCGGCCCCGGCCGGCCGGCGGCGCCGAGGAGGGGGAGGGCTGA
- a CDS encoding glutathione S-transferase family protein: MGGKNDEILDRTGGKYVEPGGEFTRDQRYIATRITADGSSGWPVEPGRYRLAVSRACPWANRLIIVRRLLGLEDAISMAVAGPTHDKRSWTFDLAPGGRDPVLGIERLADAYFARFPGYERGITVPAIVDVPTGQVVTNDYAQMSLDLSTEWTAHHRKGAPELYPERLRGEIDEVNAVVFADVNNGVYRCGFAGSQEAYERAYHRLFDRLDWLSERLTGQRYLVGDTITEADVRLFTTLVRFDPVYHGHFKCNRQKLSEMPVLWAYARDLFQTPGFGDTVDFDHIKRHYYEVHRDINPTGVVPLGPDLANWLTPHGREQLGGRPFGDGTPPQPAPPAERVDPAHTPLRDVD; this comes from the coding sequence GTGGGCGGCAAGAACGACGAGATCCTCGACCGGACCGGCGGCAAGTACGTCGAGCCGGGCGGCGAGTTCACCCGGGACCAGCGGTACATCGCCACCCGGATCACGGCGGACGGGTCGAGCGGCTGGCCGGTGGAGCCGGGCCGCTACCGGCTGGCGGTCAGCCGGGCCTGCCCGTGGGCCAACCGTCTGATCATCGTCCGGCGGCTGCTCGGGCTGGAGGACGCCATCTCGATGGCCGTGGCCGGGCCCACCCACGACAAGCGGAGCTGGACGTTCGACCTCGCCCCGGGCGGCCGGGACCCGGTGCTCGGCATCGAGCGGCTGGCCGACGCCTACTTCGCGCGCTTCCCCGGCTACGAGCGGGGCATCACGGTGCCGGCGATCGTGGACGTGCCGACCGGGCAGGTGGTCACCAACGACTACGCGCAGATGAGCCTGGACCTGTCGACGGAGTGGACCGCCCACCACCGGAAGGGGGCGCCGGAGCTCTACCCGGAGCGGCTGCGCGGCGAGATCGACGAGGTCAACGCGGTGGTCTTCGCAGACGTCAACAACGGCGTCTACCGGTGCGGCTTCGCCGGCAGCCAGGAGGCGTACGAGCGGGCGTACCACCGGCTGTTCGACCGGCTGGACTGGCTGAGCGAGCGGTTGACCGGGCAGCGGTACCTGGTCGGCGACACGATCACCGAGGCGGACGTGCGGCTGTTCACCACCCTGGTCCGCTTCGACCCGGTCTACCACGGCCACTTCAAGTGCAACCGGCAGAAGCTCAGCGAGATGCCGGTGCTCTGGGCGTACGCCCGGGACCTGTTCCAGACGCCGGGCTTCGGCGACACGGTCGACTTCGACCACATCAAGCGGCACTACTACGAGGTGCATCGGGACATCAACCCGACCGGGGTGGTGCCACTCGGCCCGGACCTGGCGAACTGGCTCACCCCGCACGGGCGGGAGCAGCTCGGCGGCCGCCCGTTCGGCGACGGAACGCCGCCGCAGCCCGCGCCGCCCGCCGAGCGGGTCGACCCGGCCCACACCCCGCTGCGCGACGTCGACTGA
- the htpX gene encoding zinc metalloprotease HtpX, with translation MHHNRLKTAALLGLLTSLILAVGYWFGGSGGLVFAVVISLLMNGVTYFYSDKLALRSMRAQPVSEAQFPELYRMVRELSTQAGKPMPRLYVSPTAQPNAFATGRNPEHAAVCVTQGIVEILDYRELRGVIGHELSHVYNRDILISSVAAGLAGIITALANIAWFIPLGSSDDEDAPNPAVLLLTLILGPIAATLIQLAISRSREFQADQSGAELSRDPLALASALRKIHLGTQARPLPPQGQLTSTAHLMIDNPFKRGGGLAAMFATHPPMEQRVARLEQLARNSGPVQFQR, from the coding sequence GTGCATCACAACCGTCTCAAGACCGCAGCGCTGCTCGGCCTGTTGACCTCGCTGATCCTCGCGGTCGGCTACTGGTTCGGCGGTAGCGGCGGTCTCGTCTTCGCCGTCGTCATCTCGTTGCTGATGAACGGCGTCACCTACTTCTACTCCGACAAGCTCGCGCTGCGCTCGATGCGGGCGCAACCGGTCAGCGAGGCACAGTTCCCCGAGCTGTACCGCATGGTCCGGGAGCTCTCCACCCAGGCGGGCAAGCCGATGCCCCGGCTCTACGTGAGCCCGACGGCGCAGCCCAACGCGTTCGCCACGGGGCGCAACCCGGAGCACGCGGCGGTCTGCGTCACCCAGGGGATCGTCGAGATCCTCGACTATCGGGAGCTGCGGGGCGTCATCGGCCACGAGCTGTCGCACGTCTACAACCGGGACATTCTGATCTCCAGCGTGGCGGCCGGCCTCGCCGGCATCATCACCGCGCTCGCCAACATCGCGTGGTTCATCCCGCTGGGCTCCTCCGACGACGAGGACGCCCCGAACCCGGCGGTGCTGCTGCTCACCCTGATCCTCGGCCCGATCGCGGCCACCCTGATCCAGCTGGCGATCAGCCGGAGCCGGGAGTTCCAGGCCGACCAGTCCGGCGCTGAGCTGAGCCGGGACCCGCTGGCCCTGGCCAGTGCGCTCCGCAAGATCCACCTGGGTACGCAGGCGCGCCCGCTGCCGCCGCAGGGCCAGCTCACCAGCACCGCGCACCTGATGATCGACAACCCGTTCAAGCGGGGTGGCGGCCTCGCCGCCATGTTCGCCACCCACCCGCCCATGGAGCAGCGGGTGGCCCGGCTGGAGCAGCTGGCCCGAAACTCCGGGCCGGTGCAGTTCCAGCGCTGA
- a CDS encoding NADH-quinone oxidoreductase subunit N: MSLVQSVDNVALLPAYLAAGTAVLVLLVDLLVARPAATVAVAALGTAGTALGAALVGAAGERRTFCAGPDCSWLWTGRAALVAVVVALLTLGVLALSGPLLRAGRIPVGEYCFLLACAMTGGVVLGAAGDLITLVVALETLTLPLYVLVGLRRGSLAGAEAAVTFFVVSVVATTVTLLGAALLYAVTGSVHLDRLGAAFAADREGLLDLPLTTVAVALVVAGLAFKVAAVPFHAWAPATYDGAPLPVAAYLSTASKLGGVVALLAVVQRALPADVTGPVLALLAVLTMTVGNLVALRQRRTVRLLAWSSVAQAGYILAPLGALALAAGRDADARAGAYAAAVAYTVFFVLLELAAFAAVVALRPADGDGGTLADLRGAARRHPWVGGAFALALIGLAGLPPGLAGLFAKVTVVRALLAGHAGWLALVVALNAVIGLAYYLRLAATLYAAPGGVAVRPGRVVVLALGVATALAVVLGFAPQLVLDVAAR, from the coding sequence ATGAGCCTGGTGCAGAGCGTGGACAACGTGGCGCTGCTGCCGGCCTACCTGGCCGCCGGCACGGCCGTGCTGGTGCTCCTCGTCGACCTGCTGGTGGCCCGGCCCGCCGCCACGGTCGCCGTGGCCGCCCTCGGCACGGCGGGCACCGCGCTCGGCGCGGCGCTGGTCGGCGCGGCCGGTGAGCGCCGGACGTTCTGCGCCGGCCCGGACTGCTCCTGGCTCTGGACCGGGCGGGCGGCGCTGGTCGCAGTGGTCGTCGCCCTGCTCACCCTCGGCGTGCTGGCACTCTCCGGCCCGCTGCTGCGTGCCGGCCGGATTCCGGTCGGCGAGTACTGTTTCCTCCTCGCCTGCGCGATGACCGGTGGCGTGGTGCTCGGCGCGGCCGGCGACCTCATCACCCTGGTCGTGGCGCTGGAGACGCTCACCCTGCCGCTCTACGTGCTGGTCGGGCTGCGCCGGGGCAGCCTCGCCGGGGCCGAGGCGGCGGTGACCTTCTTCGTGGTCAGCGTGGTGGCCACCACGGTCACCCTGCTCGGCGCGGCGCTGCTCTACGCGGTGACCGGCAGCGTCCACCTCGACCGGCTCGGCGCGGCCTTCGCGGCCGACCGGGAGGGGCTGCTCGACCTGCCGCTGACCACGGTCGCCGTGGCGCTGGTGGTGGCCGGGCTGGCGTTCAAGGTCGCCGCGGTGCCGTTCCACGCCTGGGCACCCGCCACCTACGACGGCGCGCCGCTGCCCGTGGCGGCGTACCTGTCGACCGCCTCGAAGCTGGGTGGCGTGGTGGCCCTGCTCGCCGTGGTCCAGCGGGCGCTGCCGGCCGACGTGACCGGTCCGGTGCTGGCCCTGCTGGCGGTGCTCACCATGACCGTGGGCAACCTGGTGGCGCTGCGCCAGCGGCGTACGGTCCGGCTGCTCGCCTGGTCGTCCGTGGCCCAGGCCGGCTACATCCTCGCCCCGCTGGGCGCGCTCGCGCTGGCCGCCGGGCGCGACGCCGACGCCCGCGCCGGTGCGTACGCCGCGGCCGTCGCGTACACCGTCTTCTTCGTGCTGCTGGAGCTGGCCGCGTTCGCCGCGGTGGTGGCGCTGCGGCCCGCGGACGGTGACGGTGGCACCCTGGCCGACCTGCGCGGCGCGGCACGTCGGCACCCGTGGGTCGGTGGCGCGTTCGCGCTCGCCCTCATCGGGCTGGCCGGGCTGCCGCCCGGCCTGGCCGGCCTGTTCGCCAAGGTCACCGTGGTCCGCGCGCTGCTGGCCGGGCACGCCGGCTGGCTGGCCCTCGTGGTGGCGCTGAACGCGGTGATCGGCCTGGCCTACTACCTGCGCCTGGCCGCCACCCTCTACGCCGCGCCCGGCGGTGTGGCGGTCCGCCCGGGCCGGGTCGTGGTGCTCGCGCTCGGGGTCGCCACCGCGCTGGCCGTGGTGCTCGGTTTCGCGCCGCAACTGGTGCTCGACGTGGCGGCCCGCTGA
- a CDS encoding NuoI/complex I 23 kDa subunit family protein, with the protein MGGMSERSGVPGEGLVKGLAVTLKTMTRRSTTQQYPDVAPELPPRSRGVIALLEENCTVCMLCARECPDWCIYIDSHKEEVAVPGAARPRQRNVLDKFDIDFSLCMYCGICIEVCPFDALYWSPEFEYAEYDIKDLLHDKDHLGEWMVTVPPPPAHDPHGDPSKEETTAARKAAAPAARPAPARPQPDAEQGGGTPS; encoded by the coding sequence ATGGGCGGCATGAGCGAGCGCAGCGGCGTGCCCGGCGAGGGGTTGGTGAAGGGCCTGGCGGTCACGCTGAAGACGATGACCCGCCGCTCGACCACGCAGCAGTACCCGGACGTGGCCCCCGAGCTGCCGCCCCGCTCCCGCGGCGTGATCGCGCTGCTGGAGGAGAACTGCACCGTCTGCATGCTGTGCGCCCGCGAGTGCCCGGACTGGTGCATCTACATCGACTCGCACAAGGAGGAGGTGGCGGTCCCCGGGGCCGCCCGTCCCCGGCAGCGCAACGTGCTCGACAAGTTCGACATCGACTTCTCGCTCTGCATGTACTGCGGCATCTGCATCGAGGTCTGCCCGTTCGACGCGCTCTACTGGTCGCCCGAGTTCGAGTACGCCGAGTACGACATCAAGGACCTCCTGCACGACAAGGACCACCTCGGCGAGTGGATGGTCACCGTCCCGCCGCCGCCGGCCCACGACCCGCACGGCGATCCCTCGAAGGAGGAGACCACCGCCGCCCGCAAGGCCGCGGCCCCCGCCGCGCGGCCGGCCCCGGCCCGCCCGCAGCCCGATGCCGAGCAGGGCGGAGGCACGCCGTCATGA
- the nuoK gene encoding NADH-quinone oxidoreductase subunit NuoK, which produces MRPVIPYVTAALLFGLGVYGVLRRRNAVLVLMAVELMLNAVNLILVTADTTVRAALPHSGQVFALFVIVLAAAEIGVGLAIVLQLYRLRASVTVDDVPLTEAHAGVAADRGEGDR; this is translated from the coding sequence GTGAGACCGGTCATCCCGTACGTCACCGCCGCACTGCTGTTCGGCCTCGGCGTCTACGGCGTGCTGCGCCGCCGCAACGCCGTCCTCGTGCTGATGGCCGTCGAGCTGATGCTCAACGCGGTCAACCTGATCCTGGTCACCGCCGACACCACGGTCCGGGCCGCCCTGCCGCACTCCGGCCAGGTCTTCGCGCTCTTCGTGATCGTGCTCGCCGCCGCCGAGATCGGCGTGGGGCTGGCCATCGTGCTCCAGCTCTACCGGCTGCGGGCCAGCGTCACGGTGGACGACGTGCCGCTCACCGAAGCGCACGCCGGGGTGGCCGCCGACCGGGGCGAGGGGGACCGGTGA